AGGAGCGGCAGCACGGTGAGGAGCGCGCCCGCGGCGAGCGCCGCGTGCACGACGACGGCCGCGCCGCGCCGGCTCACGCGACCTCCGCCCGCGTCCCGAGCGCGCGCGCGACGAGGCTCGGCACCAGCATCGCGACGAAGAGCACGAACGCGATGGCCGCGGCGTAGCCCATGTTCCACCAGCGAAACCCCTCGAGGTACATCAGCAGCACGACCGAGAGCGTCGCGTGCGCCGGTCCGCCCTGGGTCATGACGTAGGGCTCGGCGAAGAGCTGGAGGTCGCCGATCAGCGTCATCACCGTCACGAAGACGAGCGTCGGACGGAGCGCGGGGAGCGTGACGTGGACGAAGCGCGCGAGTGCCGACGCTCCGTCGACGCGCGCCGCCTCGTACAGGCGCTCCGGGACGGCCTGGAGGCCCGCGACCAGGATCACCATGTTGAAGCCGAAGGTCTTCCAGATCGTCATGAGGACGATCGCGGGCATCGCGAAGCGCGGCTCTCCGAGCCAGTCGACGGGTCCGATGCCGAAGGGCGCGACGAGCGCGTTCAGGAGCCCGATGCGCGGGTGGAAGGCGTAGCGCCACACCACCGCCACCGCGACGAGCGTCGTCACCACCGGCAGGAAGAGCGCGACGCGGAACGCCGGCTTCCAGCGCGTGAGCGGCGCGCTCAGGAGGAGCGCCGCCCCGAACGAGACGGCGATCGAGAGCGGCGCCGCGACGACGACGAAATAGAGCGTGTTGCGGATCGCGGTCCGGAAGAGCGCGTCGCCGGCGAGGCGGGCATAGTTCCCGAGCCCGATCACCCGCAGATTGGCGCGGCTCGCGACCGCGTAGATGTCGAAGTCGGTGAAGCTGAGCGCGATCGACGCCGCGACCGGCACGAAGAAGAAGATCGCGATCGCCGCGAGCGCCGGCGCCGCGAAGAGGAGCCCCGGCGCGGCGCCCGCTGGCGCGCCGCGTACGGCGCACCTCACGAGCGTCCCCCGCCCACCGGGTCGCCCGCGGGGCCGGGTCGCGCGCGCGCCGACGCATCACCGGCCGCCGCCGTACGGCCGCGCACCGGGGCGGCCGCCGCACCGCGCGCGGCGGCGCGGTCGAGCATCCAGCGGCGCTTCTCGAGCATCGCGTCGACGTCGCGGTCGAGCGCGGTGAGCGCGTCGTCGAGCGCGACGGCGCCGCGCACGACGTCCTCGGCGTGCTCGGTGATCTTGGCAGCGATGCGCTCCCACTCGGGAACCGTCGGCGGCGCCTGGACGCGGGCGAGCTGCCGCCAGAAGGCGGCCGTCCGCGGCGCGTCCGCGAGGCCGGCCTCGCGCCACGCGCTCGGCCGCGCCGGCAGGTCGCCGGTGAGGCGCCAGAACGCGAGCTGCTGCGCCGGCTCGGCGAGAAACGCGATCCAGCGCCAGGCGAGCTCGGCGTGCGGGCTCGTGCGGACGACCGCGAGGCTCGCCCCACCGGCGAGCGACACGCCGGGCCCCTCGCCCGCGAAGGTCGGGAGCGGCGCCGTCGCCCACGCGTCGGCGAGCGCCGGCAGGCGGCGGGTCATCTCGCCGAGGTTCCACGGGCCGCTGATGAGGATCGAGAACCACCCCGACGCGAAGTCCTGGTAGACGTTCGCCGACCGGGCGGCGCCGGCGCGGGGCGCGAGCCCGCGCTGGAAGAGCGATCGATAGAAGTCGAGGGCGGCGCGGAACGCCGGGCTCCGGAAGTCGCCGAAGCGGTCTCCGTCGCGCAGCAGGGTCGCGCCCCGCTGCATGGCGAAGATCACCGGCGGCTCCCACTCGGTCATCGGCAGGAGCACGGCATAGCGCTCGCCGCCGCGCGCGAGCCGCTCCATGGCTGCGACCCAGCCGTCCCAGGTCGCGGGCGGCGCGTCGACGCCCGCCGCCCGCAGCAGATCGCGGCGATAGAAGAGGACGCGCGTGTCGACGTACCAGGGTACGCCGAAGCGCTCGCCGTCGATCGCGGTCGCGGCGACGACGCCCGGGAACTCGTCGCTACCCGCGGCGAGGTCCGCAGCGACCGACGCGCGGGCGTCATCGCGCGCCGCGAGCGCGTCATCGCGCACCGCGAGCGCATCCTCGACCGGCGCCAGCGCCCCGAGCGCCGCGAGCTCCGCGAGCCACGTGTTCCCGACCTGCACGACGTCGGGCATCGCGCCGCCGACGTAGGCCGTGAGGAGCTTCTCGTGCGCGGCGCTCCAGGGAATCTGCTGCACCCGGACGCGCGCCCCGGGGTGGCGCCGCTCGAACTCCGGCACGAGCCGCTGCACGACTTCACCCTCGCGGCCCATCGCCCAGAACTCGAGCACGTCCGCATCGCCGCCGCGCCGGCAGCCGGCGATCACGCCTGCCGCGACGATCCCCGCCATGAGGGCGGCCCAGGTGGGAATGCCGCCACGGTCCGCGCGCGGTCGCATGCGGCCTCCACTGTAGCGGTGATCGCGCCGCTGACCCACCCCGATACGCCGACCTCCCCGGACTCCACGACATCCCGGACTCCGCGACTTGACCGATCTGGCGCCCTGTACCAATAGGAGCGCTCAACGTGTCCGCCGACAGATCCGCGACGGCCCCCGCCCGCCGTCGTCGCGCCGCCGCGACGACCGCGCTCGTGTTCTTGACGCTCGTGACGACGCCCGCGCTCGCCACGCGCGCGCCGAAGGCCTCCCCGAAGGCCTCCCCGCCGCCGACCTTCGGGTTCGACAACGTCGCCGGCAAGGCGAAGCAGCTCGCGGCCGAGCCGTTCAAGGCGCCGCCGCAGGTCCCTGAGTGGCTCGGAAAGATCAACTACGACCAGTGGCGCGATATCCGCTTCCGGACCGACCAGACGCTCTGGCGCGAGCCCGCCGGACCGTTCCAGGTGCAGTTCTTCCATCCCGGCCTCTTCTACGATCGTACGGTGGCCGTGAACGTCGTCACCGCGAACAAGTCGAAGCCCCTCACCTTCTCGCCGAGCCAGTTCGACTACGGGCGCAACGATTTCGCGAGCCGCGTGCCGCAGAGCCTCGGCTACGCGGGCCTGCGCCTGCACGCGCCGTTCAAGACGCCGAAATACTACGACGAGGTGATCGTGTTCCTCGGCGCCACGTACTTCCGCGCGGTCGGCCGCGACCAGGTCTTCGGCCTCTCGGCGCGCGGCATCGCGATCGACACCGGCCTCTCGTCGGGCGAGGAGTTCCCCTACTTCCGGGAGTTCTGGCTCGAGACGCCGACCGGCAAGGACCCCAAGTCGGCCGTCGTCTACGCCCTCCTCGACAGCCCGAGCCTGACCGGCGCCTACAAGTTCACGATCACGCCGGGCGAGAAGACGGTGGTGGAGACCCAGGGCCGCCTCTACCTTCGCAAGGCGCCGCAGAAGATCGGGTTCGCGCCGCTCACCTCGATGTTCTTCCACGGTGAGAACACGACCCGGTCCTTCAACGACTTCCGTCCCGAGGTGCACGACTCGGACGGCCTCCTCATCTCGAGCGGCAACGGCGAGTGGCTGTGGCGGCCGCTCGACAACCCGGTGAAGCTCGAGATCAGCTCGTTCCGGACGCCGGCGCTCCGCGGCTTCGGCCTCGTCCAGCGCGACCGCGACTTCCGGAGCTACGAGGACCTCGAGACGCGCCCCGACCTCCGGCCGAGCACCTGGGTCGTGCCCTCCGGCGACTGGGGCAACGGCCACGTCGAGCTGATCGAGATCCCCACCAAGTCCGACGCGAACGACAACGTCGTCGCGATGTGGGTGCCCGACCAGCAGCCGAAGGTCGGGACGCCGTACGACTTCGCCTACACGCTCTCGTGGTTCGGCGAGGACGCCGGGCTGCCGCCGCACGGCCGCGTCGCGGCCACGCGGCGCGACGACTTCGAAGGCACGAAGCGCTTCGTCGTCGACTTCGCCGGCAAGCTCCTCGAGGACGTGCCGGGCGACCAGATCCTGCGCGGCGACGTGACGGTCGCGAGCGGCGACGACGCGGCCGAGATCGTCGATCAGCACGTCGTGAAGAACCCGGTGACCGGCGGCTGGCGCCTCACCTTCCGCCTGCGTCCGAAGACGAGCGGGCCGATCGAGCTGCGCGCCTATCTCGACAAGGCGAGCGAGACCCTCACCGAGACCTGGTCGTATCTGCTGCGGGAATAGCGCGAGGAGGATTCCATGAAGTACGCCCAGCACAATCCGCTCCCGATCCCCGACATCGGTCCCCTCGAGCCGGTCGAGGTCTCGATGACGTCCATCTTCGACTGGGAGTACGCCCTCAAGCGCGAGAACCTGCTCGCGCTGTACGAGAAGGGCAAAGCCAGCACCTGGAACGCGACCGACCTCGATTGGTCGGCCGACGTGAACCTCGAGAAGATCCAGCGCGACTACATGGGCATGGGGTCGCAGGACGTCTTCAACCAGATGCTGAACCCGCCCCGGCCGCTCGATCAGCAGGAAGCGATCGACCTGAATCTCAACATCAACGCCTGGATGCTCTCGCAGTTCCTGCACGGCGAGCAGGGGGCGTTGCTCGCCACCGCCAAGATCGTGCAGGGCGTGCCGTGGGAGGAAGCGAAGTGGTACGCGGCCAATCAGGTCGCCGACGAGGCGCGCCACGTCGAGGTCTATCACCGCTACCTCACCGAGAAGCTCGGGATCTCGTTCGGAGTGAACCGCCACCTCCGCACGCTCCTCGACGAGATCATCTCCGACTCGCGCTGGGACATGACCTACCTCGGCATGCAGATCATGGTGGAAGGTCTCGCGCTCGCGGCCTTCGGCATGATGCGCCTGCAGTGGCCGGACGAGCCGCTCATCCAGGACATCACCACGCGCATCATGGGCGACGAGTCGCGCCACGTCGCCTTCGGCGTGCTCTCGCTCGAGCACCTCTACGCCGGGGAGCTCGGCGCAACGGAGATGAAGGAGCGCGAGGACTTCGTGATCGAGGCGACGCACCTCATGCGCGACCGCCTGCTCATGGAGGACGTCTACGAGCGCATGGGGTTCGACGTGAAGACGTGGGTCGAGTGGTCGATCAACACGCCGTTCATGTCCGGCTTCCGGCAGATGCTGTTCTCGAAGATCGTTCCCAACCTGAAACGTCTCGGCCTCCTCACGCCGCGCGTCCGCGAGGCGTACGCCAAGCTCGATCTCCTGCGCTTCGAGCACATGAAGGACTCGAGCGAGGATCCGGAGGTCGCGTCGCCGGCGGAGCTCGTCGAGGCGCTCGCCAAGATCCGCGCCGGCACCGTCTGAGCGGACGCGATCGGGCGGCGCTGCGCGACCTGCCCGGGGTCGCGCAGCGCCGCAAGGCGACTCCGGGCGCGCGAACCGTTCAGCGCGTG
This genomic window from Deltaproteobacteria bacterium contains:
- a CDS encoding sugar ABC transporter permease, whose product is MRCAVRGAPAGAAPGLLFAAPALAAIAIFFFVPVAASIALSFTDFDIYAVASRANLRVIGLGNYARLAGDALFRTAIRNTLYFVVVAAPLSIAVSFGAALLLSAPLTRWKPAFRVALFLPVVTTLVAVAVVWRYAFHPRIGLLNALVAPFGIGPVDWLGEPRFAMPAIVLMTIWKTFGFNMVILVAGLQAVPERLYEAARVDGASALARFVHVTLPALRPTLVFVTVMTLIGDLQLFAEPYVMTQGGPAHATLSVVLLMYLEGFRWWNMGYAAAIAFVLFVAMLVPSLVARALGTRAEVA
- a CDS encoding sugar ABC transporter substrate-binding protein; the protein is MAGIVAAGVIAGCRRGGDADVLEFWAMGREGEVVQRLVPEFERRHPGARVRVQQIPWSAAHEKLLTAYVGGAMPDVVQVGNTWLAELAALGALAPVEDALAVRDDALAARDDARASVAADLAAGSDEFPGVVAATAIDGERFGVPWYVDTRVLFYRRDLLRAAGVDAPPATWDGWVAAMERLARGGERYAVLLPMTEWEPPVIFAMQRGATLLRDGDRFGDFRSPAFRAALDFYRSLFQRGLAPRAGAARSANVYQDFASGWFSILISGPWNLGEMTRRLPALADAWATAPLPTFAGEGPGVSLAGGASLAVVRTSPHAELAWRWIAFLAEPAQQLAFWRLTGDLPARPSAWREAGLADAPRTAAFWRQLARVQAPPTVPEWERIAAKITEHAEDVVRGAVALDDALTALDRDVDAMLEKRRWMLDRAAARGAAAAPVRGRTAAAGDASARARPGPAGDPVGGGRS
- a CDS encoding ferritin-like domain-containing protein, producing MKYAQHNPLPIPDIGPLEPVEVSMTSIFDWEYALKRENLLALYEKGKASTWNATDLDWSADVNLEKIQRDYMGMGSQDVFNQMLNPPRPLDQQEAIDLNLNINAWMLSQFLHGEQGALLATAKIVQGVPWEEAKWYAANQVADEARHVEVYHRYLTEKLGISFGVNRHLRTLLDEIISDSRWDMTYLGMQIMVEGLALAAFGMMRLQWPDEPLIQDITTRIMGDESRHVAFGVLSLEHLYAGELGATEMKEREDFVIEATHLMRDRLLMEDVYERMGFDVKTWVEWSINTPFMSGFRQMLFSKIVPNLKRLGLLTPRVREAYAKLDLLRFEHMKDSSEDPEVASPAELVEALAKIRAGTV
- a CDS encoding glucan biosynthesis protein produces the protein MSADRSATAPARRRRAAATTALVFLTLVTTPALATRAPKASPKASPPPTFGFDNVAGKAKQLAAEPFKAPPQVPEWLGKINYDQWRDIRFRTDQTLWREPAGPFQVQFFHPGLFYDRTVAVNVVTANKSKPLTFSPSQFDYGRNDFASRVPQSLGYAGLRLHAPFKTPKYYDEVIVFLGATYFRAVGRDQVFGLSARGIAIDTGLSSGEEFPYFREFWLETPTGKDPKSAVVYALLDSPSLTGAYKFTITPGEKTVVETQGRLYLRKAPQKIGFAPLTSMFFHGENTTRSFNDFRPEVHDSDGLLISSGNGEWLWRPLDNPVKLEISSFRTPALRGFGLVQRDRDFRSYEDLETRPDLRPSTWVVPSGDWGNGHVELIEIPTKSDANDNVVAMWVPDQQPKVGTPYDFAYTLSWFGEDAGLPPHGRVAATRRDDFEGTKRFVVDFAGKLLEDVPGDQILRGDVTVASGDDAAEIVDQHVVKNPVTGGWRLTFRLRPKTSGPIELRAYLDKASETLTETWSYLLRE